The following proteins come from a genomic window of Anabas testudineus chromosome 3, fAnaTes1.2, whole genome shotgun sequence:
- the mis12 gene encoding protein MIS12 homolog yields MARETREPTEMEVGGEVSEDADGLSQSTLKLYEAQFFGFTPQTCMLRVYSAFQDCLYDILPVVEKVCVRQLGKGESEAAEEQLRAKARECSRELQQYLEERFKQLSERMEALLVNRCLSVPPNVLLPEDQSHRSYPQGTQEVLKLESSMTDLQRAYEAEVCAKQMLLAELEEQEEAQKQLDGILAWIRELQAAWVKEGNGNFHESFRLVMESVKKLQEAVGEVCNKAPH; encoded by the exons ATGGCGCGGGAAACCCGGGAACCCACGGAGATGGAGGTCGGGGGAGAAGTCTCTGAGGACGCGGACGGTCTCTCTCAGTCCACTTTGAAACTCTACGAGGCTCAGTTTTTCGGCTTCACCCCACAGACCTGCATGTTGCGGGTCTACAGCGCCTTCCAGGACTGTCTGTACGACATTTTACCCGTGGTggagaaggtgtgtgtgaggcagCTCGGTAAAGGGGAGTCGGAGGCGGCCGAGGAGCAGCTCCGGGCCAAGGCCAGAGAGTGTAGCCGAGAACTGCAGCAGTACCTCGAGGAGCGGTTCAAGCAGCTGTCGGAGCGGATGGAGGCGCTGCTGGTGAACCGGTGTCTCTCGGTGCCGCCTAATGTGCTGCTGCCCGAGGACCAGTCCCACAGGAGCTACCCCCAGGGCACACAG GAGGTGTTGAAGCTGGAGTCATCAATGACAGATCTCCAGAGAGCCTATGAAGCGGAAGTTTGTGCCAAACAGATGCTGCTGGCCGAGctggaggaacaggaggaggcGCAGAAGCAGCTGGATGGGATTCTGGCGTGGATCAGAGAGCTGCAGGCGGCCTGGGTGAAGGAAGGTAACGGCAACTTCCATGAAAGTTTCAGACTGGTGATGGAGTCGGTAAAGAAGCTCCAGGAGGCCGTCGGGGAGGTCTGCAACAAAGCACCTCACTGA